In Polaribacter sp. Hel_I_88, the following proteins share a genomic window:
- a CDS encoding NAD(P)/FAD-dependent oxidoreductase, whose amino-acid sequence MITTDILIIGAGPTGLFTVFEAGLLKLRCHLIDALPQAGGQCSEIYPKKPIYDIPAYPEILAGDLTDKLMEQIKQFEPGFTLGERADTIEKQEDETFIVTTNKGTKHHAKIVAIAGGLGSFEPRKPPIPNIADFEDKGVEYIIRDPEFYRDKKVVISGGGDSALDWAIFLTDVASSVTLIHRRNEFRGALDSVDKVQELKNAGKITMITPAEVKGIVGTDKVEGVSVVQKGEEPFTIETDHFIPLFGLSPKLGPIADWGLEIEKNAIKVNNALDYQTNIPGIYAIGDVNTYPGKLKLILCGFHEATLMCQSAYQRIFPDKKYVMKYTTVGGVDGFDGTRKEAPKAVVKKIE is encoded by the coding sequence ATGATTACAACAGATATCTTAATTATTGGTGCAGGACCAACTGGATTATTTACCGTTTTTGAAGCAGGGTTATTAAAACTTCGTTGTCATTTAATAGATGCTTTACCACAAGCAGGAGGTCAATGTTCAGAAATATATCCCAAAAAACCTATTTACGATATTCCTGCGTATCCAGAAATTTTGGCGGGAGATTTAACTGATAAATTAATGGAACAAATTAAACAATTTGAACCAGGTTTTACATTAGGAGAACGTGCAGACACTATCGAAAAACAAGAAGATGAAACCTTTATTGTAACGACTAACAAAGGCACAAAACATCACGCAAAAATTGTGGCAATTGCAGGAGGTTTAGGTTCTTTTGAACCAAGAAAACCACCAATACCAAATATCGCAGATTTTGAAGATAAAGGTGTTGAATATATTATTCGTGATCCAGAATTTTACAGAGATAAAAAAGTTGTGATTTCTGGAGGTGGAGATTCAGCTTTAGATTGGGCAATATTTTTAACAGATGTTGCTTCATCAGTAACTTTAATTCATAGAAGAAACGAATTTAGAGGCGCTTTAGACTCTGTAGATAAAGTGCAAGAATTAAAAAATGCAGGTAAAATTACCATGATTACTCCTGCAGAAGTAAAAGGAATTGTTGGAACTGATAAAGTAGAAGGTGTTTCAGTGGTACAAAAAGGAGAAGAACCTTTTACCATTGAAACCGATCATTTTATTCCGCTTTTTGGTTTATCACCTAAATTAGGACCGATTGCAGATTGGGGATTAGAAATAGAAAAAAATGCCATTAAAGTAAATAACGCTTTAGATTATCAAACAAATATTCCAGGTATTTACGCAATTGGCGATGTAAATACCTATCCAGGAAAATTAAAGCTAATTCTTTGTGGTTTTCACGAAGCTACTTTAATGTGTCAAAGTGCATACCAACGTATTTTTCCAGATAAAAAGTATGTAATGAAATACACAACTGTTGGTGGCGTAGATGGTTTTGACGGAACAAGAAAAGAAGCACCAAAAGCTGTGGTTAAAAAGATTGAGTAA
- the trmB gene encoding tRNA (guanosine(46)-N7)-methyltransferase TrmB — MGSKNKLKRFEENETFKNVIQPTREEVITNFSLKGKWYSFFENDNPIIVELGCGKGEYTIALARKNPNKNYIGIDIKGARFWRGAKTATEENLPNVAFVRTQIELVDFIFAKNEVSEIWITFPDPQIKFQRTKHRMTNASFMKKYHTILKEDGIMNLKTDSEFMHGYTLGLLHGEGHEILYANHNVYKNEGAPKEVTETQTFYENQYLEVNKPITYIQFRLKYSPS, encoded by the coding sequence TTGGGAAGTAAAAATAAATTAAAACGTTTCGAAGAAAATGAAACGTTCAAAAATGTCATTCAGCCTACTAGAGAAGAAGTTATTACTAACTTTTCTTTAAAAGGTAAATGGTATTCTTTTTTTGAAAACGATAATCCTATTATTGTTGAATTGGGTTGTGGAAAAGGCGAATATACAATTGCTTTGGCTAGAAAAAACCCCAACAAAAACTATATAGGCATTGATATAAAAGGTGCTCGTTTTTGGCGAGGTGCAAAAACGGCTACTGAAGAAAATTTACCAAATGTAGCCTTTGTAAGAACGCAAATTGAGTTGGTTGATTTTATTTTTGCAAAAAATGAAGTTTCAGAAATTTGGATAACATTTCCAGATCCGCAAATAAAATTTCAGCGTACAAAACATAGAATGACGAATGCTAGTTTTATGAAAAAATACCACACTATTTTAAAAGAAGATGGTATTATGAACTTAAAAACAGATTCTGAATTTATGCACGGTTATACTTTAGGGTTATTGCATGGAGAAGGTCATGAAATTTTATATGCAAACCATAATGTATATAAAAATGAAGGCGCTCCAAAAGAAGTTACAGAAACTCAGACTTTTTACGAAAACCAATATTTAGAAGTTAATAAGCCAATTACATATATTCAATTTCGATTAAAGTATAGCCCCTCTTAA
- a CDS encoding Mrp/NBP35 family ATP-binding protein: MSFNKQDIYKALETITAPGEGKSLIEGNNVKNVVIFGDEVNVDVTISNPTLQAKKKIEAEITKAIQTNVDAKIEVKINLKVEKPAAKEDPNLIRGQEIPNIKNIIAIASGKGGVGKSTITSNLAITLSKMGFSVGVLDADVYGPSQHIMFDVEKSRPLSVNVDGRSKMKPIENYGVKLLSLGFFTNPDQAVIWRGPMASKALKQLIFDADWGELDFLLIDLPPGTGDVHLSIVQALPINGAVVVSTPQNIALADAKKGVAMFQQDSIKVPVLGIIENMAYFTPEELPENKYYIFGKDGAKNLAEDIKTKFLGEIPLVQSIREAGDVGHPVALQEGTVLEKSFNDITKEMLAELLKRNENLPPTEVVRITTMSGCSAVKK; encoded by the coding sequence ATGAGTTTTAATAAACAAGATATATACAAAGCATTAGAAACTATTACAGCTCCTGGAGAAGGAAAAAGTTTAATAGAAGGTAATAATGTTAAAAATGTAGTAATTTTTGGAGATGAAGTAAACGTAGATGTTACCATCAGTAATCCAACTTTACAGGCAAAAAAGAAAATTGAGGCTGAAATTACAAAGGCGATCCAAACCAATGTTGATGCAAAAATTGAGGTAAAAATCAATTTAAAAGTAGAAAAACCAGCTGCAAAAGAAGACCCTAATTTAATTCGAGGTCAAGAAATTCCGAATATAAAAAATATCATCGCAATTGCCTCTGGTAAAGGTGGTGTTGGTAAATCTACAATCACATCTAACCTTGCTATTACATTGTCAAAAATGGGTTTTAGTGTAGGAGTTTTAGATGCTGACGTTTATGGACCATCACAACACATCATGTTCGATGTTGAAAAGTCTAGGCCACTTTCTGTTAATGTTGATGGGCGTTCAAAAATGAAACCCATAGAAAATTATGGAGTCAAATTATTGTCTTTAGGTTTTTTTACAAATCCAGATCAAGCTGTAATTTGGCGTGGACCAATGGCATCTAAAGCCTTAAAACAATTAATTTTTGACGCAGATTGGGGCGAATTAGATTTTCTTTTAATTGATTTGCCTCCAGGAACTGGAGATGTACATTTATCAATTGTACAAGCCTTACCAATAAACGGTGCAGTTGTAGTTTCTACACCACAAAATATTGCGTTGGCAGATGCTAAAAAAGGAGTTGCTATGTTTCAACAAGATAGCATCAAAGTACCAGTTTTAGGAATTATCGAAAATATGGCATATTTTACACCAGAAGAATTGCCTGAAAATAAATACTACATTTTCGGAAAAGATGGTGCAAAAAACTTGGCAGAAGATATTAAAACAAAGTTTTTAGGCGAAATTCCTTTGGTACAAAGTATTAGAGAAGCTGGAGATGTTGGGCATCCTGTAGCATTACAAGAAGGTACAGTTTTAGAAAAATCTTTTAATGATATTACTAAAGAAATGCTTGCTGAGTTATTAAAAAGAAATGAAAACTTACCACCAACCGAAGTTGTAAGAATTACAACAATGAGCGGTTGTAGCGCAGTTAAAAAATAA
- a CDS encoding DMT family transporter: MNKRVLALIAVSIATLIYGLNYTIAKEVMPTYVKPFGFILIRVLGATIIFWLVSLFVKSEKIEKGDYSKIFIASIFGVALNMLTFFKGLSLTTPISASVMMVMSPIMVLIFSSIIIKKTIGKQRILGVFIGLIGTILLITYGSSNNSTATNSNFGNFLVFINAASYGLYLVLAKDLVKKYHPITFIKWFYLFGLILVFPFGFHEFSQISWQEMPTNIYWNIGFVVIFTTCITYLFNLYGLSKLKPTTVSVFIYLQPVIATIYALIVGSDSLNIIKIIATIFIFFGVYLVTKQVDKSTK; the protein is encoded by the coding sequence ATGAACAAAAGAGTACTTGCCTTAATTGCAGTTTCTATAGCCACACTTATTTACGGATTAAATTACACCATTGCAAAAGAAGTGATGCCAACGTATGTAAAGCCTTTCGGTTTTATATTGATTCGAGTTTTAGGAGCTACTATTATTTTTTGGTTGGTAAGTTTATTTGTTAAATCAGAAAAAATAGAAAAAGGTGATTACAGCAAAATTTTTATTGCTTCAATTTTTGGTGTTGCCTTAAATATGCTAACTTTCTTTAAAGGTTTAAGTTTAACTACACCTATTAGTGCCTCTGTAATGATGGTGATGTCACCAATTATGGTGCTGATATTTTCGAGTATCATCATTAAAAAAACGATTGGAAAACAGCGAATTTTAGGTGTTTTCATTGGCTTAATTGGTACTATTTTACTAATTACGTATGGTAGTTCTAACAATTCGACAGCTACTAATAGTAATTTTGGTAACTTTTTGGTTTTTATAAACGCAGCTTCTTACGGTTTGTATTTGGTTTTAGCCAAAGATTTAGTTAAAAAATACCATCCAATTACGTTTATAAAATGGTTTTATTTGTTCGGACTAATTTTGGTATTTCCTTTTGGATTTCATGAATTTTCCCAAATTTCTTGGCAAGAAATGCCTACAAATATTTATTGGAACATAGGTTTTGTCGTTATTTTTACAACTTGTATTACCTATCTTTTTAATTTGTATGGCTTATCGAAATTAAAACCTACAACTGTAAGTGTTTTTATTTATTTGCAACCTGTAATTGCCACAATTTATGCGCTAATTGTTGGAAGCGATTCTTTGAATATCATAAAAATTATTGCAACTATTTTTATATTTTTTGGTGTTTATTTGGTTACAAAACAGGTTGATAAATCTACCAAATAA
- a CDS encoding homogentisate 1,2-dioxygenase, giving the protein MPFYHKLGKIPPKRHTQFRKKDGSLYYEQLFGTIGFDGMSTNSYHEYRPTMVKNIGKQYSVKPKIAKANNIQSYKFIGFQVPPENDYLESRKIVLTNSDCNIILSAPKKSTTSYFYKNSDADEVIFIHKGSGKLRTHLGNLDFKYGDYLVIPRGIIYKLDFDDENNRLFIVESYSPVYTPKRYRNYFGQLLEHSPFCERDLRRPYELETNNELGDFLIKVKKQGEIIEMTYASHPFDVVGYDGYNYPYAFSIHDFEPITGRIHQPPPVHQTFETNAFVICSFVPRMYDYHPLSIPAPYSHSNIDSDEVLYYVDGDFMSRNDIDQGHISLHPAGIPHGPHPGTAEKSIGKTKTEELAVMVDTFKPLQVTEEAMKIADEDYYKSWLE; this is encoded by the coding sequence ATGCCTTTTTATCATAAATTAGGGAAAATCCCACCAAAAAGACACACACAATTTCGTAAAAAAGACGGGAGTCTATATTACGAACAATTGTTTGGTACTATTGGTTTTGATGGAATGTCTACCAATTCTTATCACGAATACAGACCAACCATGGTCAAAAATATTGGGAAACAATATTCTGTAAAGCCAAAAATTGCCAAAGCAAATAACATTCAGTCTTATAAGTTTATCGGATTTCAAGTTCCGCCTGAAAACGATTATTTAGAAAGTAGAAAAATCGTTTTAACAAATTCGGATTGTAACATAATTTTATCAGCACCAAAAAAATCAACAACATCTTATTTTTATAAAAACTCAGATGCAGATGAGGTAATTTTTATACATAAAGGATCAGGAAAATTAAGAACACATCTTGGAAATTTAGATTTTAAATATGGAGATTATTTGGTAATTCCACGTGGAATAATTTACAAACTAGATTTTGATGATGAAAATAACCGCCTTTTTATTGTTGAATCTTACAGCCCTGTTTATACACCAAAAAGATATAGAAATTATTTTGGTCAGTTGTTGGAGCATTCGCCATTTTGCGAGCGAGATTTAAGAAGACCTTACGAGTTAGAAACCAATAATGAGTTAGGAGATTTCTTAATCAAAGTAAAAAAGCAAGGCGAAATTATAGAAATGACCTACGCTTCTCATCCTTTTGATGTAGTTGGTTATGATGGTTATAATTATCCGTATGCGTTTTCAATTCATGATTTTGAACCAATTACTGGTAGAATTCATCAACCACCACCTGTGCATCAAACTTTTGAAACAAATGCGTTTGTAATTTGCAGTTTTGTACCAAGAATGTACGATTATCATCCACTGTCAATTCCTGCTCCTTATAGTCATAGTAATATCGATTCAGACGAAGTTTTGTACTATGTAGATGGCGATTTTATGAGCAGAAACGATATAGATCAAGGACATATTTCTTTGCACCCAGCAGGCATTCCTCATGGTCCACATCCAGGGACTGCAGAAAAAAGTATTGGCAAAACCAAAACCGAAGAATTAGCAGTTATGGTAGATACTTTTAAACCTTTGCAAGTTACAGAAGAAGCCATGAAAATTGCGGATGAAGATTATTATAAGAGTTGGTTGGAGTAA
- the nadD gene encoding nicotinate (nicotinamide) nucleotide adenylyltransferase: MSKIGLYFGTFNPIHIGHLIIANYMVENSDLDEIWMVVTPHNPFKKKKSLLDNHHRFELVYRATEEYMKIKPSDIEFKLPQPNYTVFTLAHIADKYPDKEFCLIMGEDNLKNFHKWKNYEVILEHHHIYVYPRIADGEVEHRFKNHPKIHKVDAPIMEISSTMIRKGIQQQKNVKPMLTKEVWQYIDEMNFYKK; this comes from the coding sequence ATGAGCAAAATAGGTTTATACTTTGGCACTTTTAATCCCATTCATATTGGTCATTTAATTATTGCCAATTATATGGTTGAAAACTCTGATTTGGACGAAATTTGGATGGTCGTAACACCTCATAATCCTTTTAAAAAGAAAAAATCTTTGTTGGATAATCACCATCGTTTTGAGTTGGTTTATAGAGCAACTGAAGAATATATGAAGATTAAACCTTCGGATATTGAGTTTAAATTACCTCAGCCAAATTATACCGTTTTTACGTTAGCACATATTGCAGACAAATATCCTGACAAAGAATTTTGTTTGATTATGGGTGAAGACAACCTGAAAAACTTCCATAAATGGAAAAATTATGAGGTTATTTTAGAACATCATCATATTTATGTGTATCCTAGAATTGCTGATGGAGAAGTTGAACATCGATTTAAAAATCACCCAAAAATTCATAAAGTTGATGCACCAATCATGGAAATTTCATCAACCATGATTAGAAAAGGAATACAGCAACAAAAGAACGTAAAACCGATGTTAACCAAAGAAGTTTGGCAATATATAGACGAAATGAATTTTTATAAAAAATAG
- a CDS encoding MGMT family protein, which produces MKDSDNFFEKVYQVARKIPFGRVTSYGAIGAYLGAAKSARMVGWAMNNSHTQKEEVPAHRVVNKKGLLTGKHHFDGTNLMQQLLENEGIVVIDNQIQELDKVYWNPSEEL; this is translated from the coding sequence ATGAAAGATTCCGATAATTTTTTCGAGAAAGTGTATCAAGTTGCACGTAAAATTCCCTTTGGTAGAGTTACAAGCTATGGAGCCATTGGTGCGTATTTAGGAGCCGCAAAATCTGCAAGAATGGTAGGCTGGGCCATGAATAATTCTCACACTCAAAAAGAGGAAGTTCCTGCGCACAGAGTTGTCAATAAAAAAGGTTTGCTAACAGGGAAACATCATTTTGATGGCACAAATTTAATGCAACAATTATTAGAAAATGAAGGCATTGTTGTGATTGATAACCAAATTCAAGAGCTAGACAAAGTTTATTGGAATCCTTCTGAAGAACTTTAG
- a CDS encoding DUF6427 family protein, whose protein sequence is MLANFLNKSKPINFIGLLILFFIGFLFSVFSTFFAETFNGDLFIKSVVLLLLFMLVFFVYNFIISKNKLTHDNSYAYFFFTLLTLCFLQELLEYRVLILATIYLLFIRKLYSLRSSKKVLEKLFDSGFWLGILCILEPLTIILFLLIYIASYLHKKITIHTLLVPIIGFITPIFLYFTYFFWFDRTEEFTNNFNFNIYFDAQFYTESKFYWVFSCLLIFTIISIFFKSIGALSVNNTFRKNWILIITNFSLLLTFLLCIPEKTGAEVIYILFPISIILANGVELISKKILKNIVLYFFLICAISVCVLL, encoded by the coding sequence ATGCTAGCCAATTTTTTAAACAAATCTAAACCAATCAATTTTATTGGTTTGCTTATTTTATTTTTTATAGGCTTTCTATTTAGCGTTTTTTCTACCTTTTTTGCAGAGACTTTTAATGGCGATTTGTTTATTAAAAGTGTTGTTTTATTATTGCTTTTTATGCTTGTTTTTTTCGTGTATAATTTTATCATCAGTAAAAATAAATTAACGCACGACAATTCTTATGCTTACTTCTTTTTTACACTATTAACATTGTGTTTTTTGCAGGAACTATTAGAATATCGAGTTTTAATTTTAGCAACTATTTATCTTTTGTTTATCCGAAAATTATATAGTTTACGCTCTTCTAAAAAAGTTTTAGAAAAGCTTTTTGATAGTGGTTTTTGGTTGGGCATTTTATGTATTTTAGAACCACTAACTATTATTTTATTTTTATTAATTTATATAGCTAGCTATTTGCATAAAAAAATTACAATACACACTTTATTAGTGCCTATTATTGGTTTTATAACACCTATTTTTCTTTATTTTACGTATTTCTTTTGGTTTGATAGAACAGAGGAGTTTACCAACAATTTCAATTTTAACATTTATTTTGACGCTCAATTTTACACAGAGTCAAAATTTTATTGGGTGTTTAGTTGTCTATTAATTTTTACAATAATATCCATTTTCTTTAAATCGATTGGAGCATTATCCGTAAATAATACGTTTCGTAAAAATTGGATTTTAATAATCACTAATTTTTCACTCTTACTAACATTCTTATTATGTATTCCTGAAAAAACCGGGGCTGAAGTAATTTATATTTTATTTCCTATTTCCATAATTTTAGCAAATGGCGTGGAACTTATCAGTAAAAAAATACTAAAAAATATTGTTTTGTATTTCTTTTTAATCTGCGCAATTTCAGTTTGTGTTTTGTTATAA
- the gmk gene encoding guanylate kinase codes for MSDFKGKLFVFSAPSGSGKTTIVRHLLQQEKFNLEFSISATSREPRGFEKDGVDYYFISLKDFKNHIKADDFLEWEEVYRDNFYGTLKSEVERIWAQKKHVIFDIDVVGGLRIKRKYPNETLSVFVKPPSVDELKIRLKKRKTESEEKINMRIAKASVELATAPQFDKIIKNYDLIDALKEAEDLMSDFLGLEK; via the coding sequence ATGTCAGACTTTAAAGGAAAATTATTTGTGTTTTCAGCACCTTCTGGTTCTGGTAAAACCACAATTGTTCGCCATTTATTACAACAAGAAAAATTTAATTTAGAATTCTCAATATCAGCAACTTCTAGAGAACCAAGAGGTTTTGAAAAAGATGGTGTAGATTATTATTTTATCTCTTTAAAAGACTTTAAAAATCATATTAAAGCTGATGATTTTTTGGAGTGGGAAGAAGTGTACAGAGATAACTTTTATGGCACTTTAAAAAGCGAAGTAGAAAGAATTTGGGCACAAAAAAAACATGTTATTTTTGATATTGATGTAGTTGGTGGCTTACGAATAAAAAGGAAATATCCGAACGAAACATTGTCCGTTTTTGTGAAACCACCAAGCGTAGATGAGCTAAAAATTCGACTTAAAAAACGTAAAACAGAAAGCGAAGAAAAAATTAATATGCGAATTGCAAAAGCTTCTGTAGAATTAGCAACAGCTCCTCAATTTGATAAAATTATAAAAAATTACGATTTAATAGATGCTTTAAAAGAAGCTGAAGATTTGATGAGTGATTTTTTGGGATTGGAAAAATAA
- a CDS encoding ferritin, which translates to MKTAIRRQMTINTDVMDLLNEQIALEMHASASYLAMASWCDQRELVNSKAFFYKQAEEEREHGMKIFNFVNDAGGAAISPAIPHVNNEFEGLREIYEKSLDQEIQVTQSIYKCFKKARNTDDFASEVFLQWFVNEQVEEEDTVRSIIDIFDLMEGMPLKMIDERLPTE; encoded by the coding sequence ATGAAAACAGCCATAAGAAGACAAATGACCATTAACACTGATGTTATGGATTTGTTAAACGAACAAATAGCATTAGAAATGCACGCATCTGCATCTTATTTAGCAATGGCTTCTTGGTGCGACCAAAGAGAATTGGTAAATAGTAAAGCATTTTTTTATAAGCAAGCAGAAGAGGAAAGAGAACATGGAATGAAAATTTTTAACTTTGTAAACGATGCAGGTGGAGCAGCAATTTCGCCAGCAATTCCTCATGTAAATAACGAATTTGAAGGTTTAAGAGAAATCTATGAAAAATCGTTAGATCAAGAAATACAAGTAACACAATCTATTTATAAATGTTTTAAGAAAGCTAGAAATACAGATGATTTTGCATCAGAGGTTTTCTTGCAATGGTTTGTAAACGAGCAAGTAGAAGAAGAAGATACTGTTAGAAGCATCATAGATATTTTTGATTTAATGGAAGGAATGCCATTAAAAATGATTGATGAAAGATTACCAACAGAATAA
- a CDS encoding YicC/YloC family endoribonuclease, translated as MIQSMTGYGKSVLQLPTKKVTIEIKSLNSKNLDLNVRIPSYYKEKELDVRKKLAKSLVRGKVDFSIFVEMTADETSTTVNTGVVKQYMQQLRNVVQTGRTDDVSLLRMAISMPDALTTAREELDENEWSIIDKHIDEALKNIIQYRVDEAASLEIDFRERITNIRHYLEEVKSFDADRVENVKTRLQKAIDDLKVDTDQNRFEQELIYYLEKLDINEEKVRLENHLNYFIETLQTEDSNGKKLGFIVQEMGREINTTGSKANFAPMQKAVIQMKNELEQIKEQILNVL; from the coding sequence ATGATTCAATCTATGACTGGTTATGGAAAATCTGTGTTGCAATTGCCAACCAAAAAGGTAACCATAGAAATAAAATCTTTAAACAGTAAAAATTTAGATTTAAACGTTCGAATTCCTTCTTATTACAAAGAGAAAGAATTAGATGTGCGTAAAAAATTGGCAAAGTCTTTAGTAAGAGGAAAAGTAGATTTTTCTATTTTTGTTGAAATGACTGCTGATGAAACGTCTACAACTGTAAACACTGGCGTTGTAAAACAATACATGCAGCAGTTAAGAAATGTTGTTCAAACAGGAAGAACAGATGATGTTTCGCTTTTAAGAATGGCAATTTCTATGCCTGATGCTCTAACAACTGCACGTGAAGAATTAGATGAAAATGAGTGGAGTATTATAGATAAACATATTGATGAAGCACTCAAAAACATTATACAATATAGAGTGGATGAAGCTGCTTCTTTAGAAATTGATTTTAGAGAAAGAATTACCAACATTAGACACTATTTAGAAGAAGTTAAAAGTTTTGATGCTGATAGAGTTGAAAACGTAAAAACACGTTTGCAAAAAGCTATCGACGATTTAAAAGTGGATACAGATCAAAATAGATTTGAACAAGAATTGATTTATTATCTAGAAAAATTAGATATTAATGAGGAGAAAGTTCGTTTGGAAAATCATTTAAATTATTTCATAGAAACTTTACAAACAGAGGATTCTAATGGTAAAAAATTAGGATTTATTGTCCAAGAAATGGGAAGAGAAATCAACACAACAGGTTCTAAAGCAAATTTTGCACCTATGCAAAAAGCAGTAATTCAAATGAAAAACGAGTTAGAACAAATTAAAGAGCAAATTTTAAATGTGCTTTAA
- a CDS encoding NifU family protein, with translation MTAQETHDNVEKALEEIRPFLVSDGGNIKLLSIEDAIVKVQLEGACMGCSVNQMTLKNGVEATIKKYAPQIQEVINVA, from the coding sequence ATGACAGCACAAGAAACACATGATAATGTAGAAAAAGCGTTAGAAGAAATTCGCCCTTTTTTAGTGAGCGATGGAGGTAATATTAAATTACTTTCCATAGAAGATGCTATTGTAAAAGTGCAGTTAGAGGGTGCTTGTATGGGGTGTTCTGTAAACCAAATGACGTTGAAAAACGGAGTAGAAGCAACCATAAAAAAATACGCACCACAAATACAAGAAGTTATAAACGTGGCGTAA
- the upp gene encoding uracil phosphoribosyltransferase — MTIHHIAENNSVLNTFLSEIRDKNIQKDSLRFRRNIERIGEILSYELSKTLSYNKVDVTTPLGNKEVQLPTNDLVLCSILRAGLPLHQGLLNYFDKAENAFISAYRHHPNNDQEFEIVVEYFASPEIENKTLLLADPMLATGQSLVAVYEAIKKQGIPKDIHILAVIGAKEGVDFVAEHFPENTHLWIATIDDSLNEKGYIIPGLGDAGDLAFGQKL, encoded by the coding sequence ATGACAATTCATCACATAGCAGAAAATAATTCAGTTTTAAACACTTTTTTATCAGAAATAAGAGATAAAAATATCCAAAAAGATTCTTTACGTTTTAGAAGAAATATCGAAAGAATAGGAGAAATTTTAAGCTACGAATTAAGCAAAACACTTTCATATAATAAGGTTGATGTAACAACTCCATTAGGAAATAAAGAGGTACAATTACCAACAAACGATTTGGTTTTATGTTCCATTTTAAGAGCTGGTTTGCCTTTGCACCAAGGACTTTTAAACTATTTTGACAAAGCAGAAAATGCGTTTATTTCAGCTTACAGACATCACCCAAATAATGACCAAGAATTTGAAATTGTGGTAGAATACTTTGCATCACCAGAAATTGAAAATAAAACTTTGTTATTAGCAGACCCAATGTTGGCAACTGGGCAAAGTTTAGTGGCTGTTTACGAGGCTATTAAAAAACAAGGAATTCCAAAAGACATTCATATTTTAGCTGTTATTGGTGCAAAAGAAGGTGTAGATTTTGTGGCAGAACATTTTCCTGAAAATACCCATTTATGGATTGCTACTATTGATGATTCTTTAAACGAAAAAGGCTATATTATACCTGGTTTAGGAGATGCTGGAGATTTAGCTTTTGGTCAAAAATTATAA